In Phaseolus vulgaris cultivar G19833 chromosome 10, P. vulgaris v2.0, whole genome shotgun sequence, a single genomic region encodes these proteins:
- the LOC137818273 gene encoding microtubule-associated protein 70-1-like isoform X5 — protein sequence MLHICCFNCIVMNKVGEKLKAAEVLLESKNLEIKTINEEKGAALAAQFAAEATLRRVHATQKDDEMPPIDAIIVPLEAELKLARMEVAKLQDDNRALDLLTKSKEAGLLEAEIRVQIALAEASLVDDLQNKNQELMKLIEI from the exons ATGCTTCATATATGCTGCTTCAATTGCATTGTTATGAACAAGGTGGGTGAAAAGCTAAAAGCTGCTGAAGTTCTTCTGGAAAGTAAG AACCTTGAAATAAAAACAATCAATGAAGAGAAGGGGGCAGCACTGGCTGCACAATTCGCTGCAGAAGCCACGCTTCGAAGAGTTCATGCTACACAGAAAGATGATGAAATGCCTCCTATTGATGCTATTATTGTGCCCCTGGAGGCAGAGTTGAAGCTCGCTAGGATGGAG GTGGCAAAGCTGCAGGATGACAACAGAGCACTAGATCTGCTAACCAAATCAAAGGAGGCTGGACTTCTTGAGGCTGAGATAAGAGTTCAGATTGCTTTGGCAGAAGCATCCTTGGTTGATGATctgcaaaacaaaaatcaaGAGTTAATGAAACTGATTGAAATAT GA
- the LOC137818273 gene encoding microtubule-associated protein 70-1-like isoform X3, whose translation MLHICCFNCIVMNKVGEKLKAAEVLLESKNLEIKTINEEKGAALAAQFAAEATLRRVHATQKDDEMPPIDAIIVPLEAELKLARMEVAKLQDDNRALDLLTKSKEAGLLEAEIRVQIALAEASLVDDLQNKNQELMKLIEICQDSLQAQATFDCNGHGLWHGVPTWKKHCTL comes from the exons ATGCTTCATATATGCTGCTTCAATTGCATTGTTATGAACAAGGTGGGTGAAAAGCTAAAAGCTGCTGAAGTTCTTCTGGAAAGTAAG AACCTTGAAATAAAAACAATCAATGAAGAGAAGGGGGCAGCACTGGCTGCACAATTCGCTGCAGAAGCCACGCTTCGAAGAGTTCATGCTACACAGAAAGATGATGAAATGCCTCCTATTGATGCTATTATTGTGCCCCTGGAGGCAGAGTTGAAGCTCGCTAGGATGGAG GTGGCAAAGCTGCAGGATGACAACAGAGCACTAGATCTGCTAACCAAATCAAAGGAGGCTGGACTTCTTGAGGCTGAGATAAGAGTTCAGATTGCTTTGGCAGAAGCATCCTTGGTTGATGATctgcaaaacaaaaatcaaGAGTTAATGAAACTGATTGAAATATGTCAG GATTCCTTACAAGCGCAAGCAACTTTTGATTGCAATGGACATGGCCTTTGGCATGGAGTACCTACATGGAAAAAACATTGTACACTTTGA
- the LOC137818273 gene encoding putative lysine-specific demethylase JMJ16 isoform X2 gives MKRKRRRCTRMRVDNGTRRGPNTGSCEVERFGFEPGPEFTLETFQRYAEDFKLQYFRKNENVSHLGANTTILNGTSEPSVESIEGEYWRMIESRTEEIEVLYGADLETGIFRSGFPSKSSQLGSDSHEQYIKSGWNLNNFARLPGSLLSYEISDISGVLVPWLYIGMCFSSICWVHV, from the exons ATGAAGAGGAAAAGGAGAAGATGCACCAGAATGAGGGTGGATAATGGCACTAGAAGAGGACCCAATACAGGGTCTTGTGAAGTGGAAAGGTTTGGGTTTGAACCTGGTCCAGAATTTACCTTGGAAACATTCCAGAGATATGCAGAAGATTTTAAGCTCCAATACTTCAGAAAAAATGAGAATGTATCTCATTTGGGTGCTAATACAACAATTTTAAATGGTACCTCAGAGCCTTCTGTGGAGAGCATTGAAGGTGAATATTGGCGGATGATCGAGAGTCGAACTGAAGAAATTGAG GTGCTTTATGGAGCTGATCTGGAAACTGGGATTTTTAGGAGTGGTTTCCCTAGTAAATCTAGTCAACTAGGTTCTGATTCACATGAACAGTACATAAAGTCTGGCTGGAATTTAAATAACTTTGCAAGGCTTCCTGGATCTCTACTCTCTTATGAAATCAGTGATATATCTGGTGTTTTAGTGCCATGGTTGTACATTGGAATGTGCTTTTCCTCCATTTGTTGG
- the LOC137818273 gene encoding putative lysine-specific demethylase JMJ16 isoform X4 → MKRKRRRCTRMRVDNGTRRGPNTGSCEVERFGFEPGPEFTLETFQRYAEDFKLQYFRKNENVSHLGANTTILNGTSEPSVESIEGEYWRMIESRTEEIEVLYGADLETGIFRSGFPSKSSQLGSDSHEQYIKSGWNLNNFARLPGSLLSYEISDISGVLVPWLYIGMCFSSICWFA, encoded by the exons ATGAAGAGGAAAAGGAGAAGATGCACCAGAATGAGGGTGGATAATGGCACTAGAAGAGGACCCAATACAGGGTCTTGTGAAGTGGAAAGGTTTGGGTTTGAACCTGGTCCAGAATTTACCTTGGAAACATTCCAGAGATATGCAGAAGATTTTAAGCTCCAATACTTCAGAAAAAATGAGAATGTATCTCATTTGGGTGCTAATACAACAATTTTAAATGGTACCTCAGAGCCTTCTGTGGAGAGCATTGAAGGTGAATATTGGCGGATGATCGAGAGTCGAACTGAAGAAATTGAG GTGCTTTATGGAGCTGATCTGGAAACTGGGATTTTTAGGAGTGGTTTCCCTAGTAAATCTAGTCAACTAGGTTCTGATTCACATGAACAGTACATAAAGTCTGGCTGGAATTTAAATAACTTTGCAAGGCTTCCTGGATCTCTACTCTCTTATGAAATCAGTGATATATCTGGTGTTTTAGTGCCATGGTTGTACATTGGAATGTGCTTTTCCTCCATTTGTTGG
- the LOC137818273 gene encoding putative lysine-specific demethylase JMJ16 isoform X1, whose protein sequence is MKRKRRRCTRMRVDNGTRRGPNTGSCEVERFGFEPGPEFTLETFQRYAEDFKLQYFRKNENVSHLGANTTILNGTSEPSVESIEGEYWRMIESRTEEIEVLYGADLETGIFRSGFPSKSSQLGSDSHEQYIKSGWNLNNFARLPGSLLSYEISDISGVLVPWLYIGMCFSSICWVRTT, encoded by the exons ATGAAGAGGAAAAGGAGAAGATGCACCAGAATGAGGGTGGATAATGGCACTAGAAGAGGACCCAATACAGGGTCTTGTGAAGTGGAAAGGTTTGGGTTTGAACCTGGTCCAGAATTTACCTTGGAAACATTCCAGAGATATGCAGAAGATTTTAAGCTCCAATACTTCAGAAAAAATGAGAATGTATCTCATTTGGGTGCTAATACAACAATTTTAAATGGTACCTCAGAGCCTTCTGTGGAGAGCATTGAAGGTGAATATTGGCGGATGATCGAGAGTCGAACTGAAGAAATTGAG GTGCTTTATGGAGCTGATCTGGAAACTGGGATTTTTAGGAGTGGTTTCCCTAGTAAATCTAGTCAACTAGGTTCTGATTCACATGAACAGTACATAAAGTCTGGCTGGAATTTAAATAACTTTGCAAGGCTTCCTGGATCTCTACTCTCTTATGAAATCAGTGATATATCTGGTGTTTTAGTGCCATGGTTGTACATTGGAATGTGCTTTTCCTCCATTTGTTGGGTAAGGACTACATAG